A stretch of DNA from Campylobacter concisus:
CAAAAGAGAGACTTAACGAGATAGAATTTAGCAACCTTTACGACCTTGATATGGAGCGAGCTATACTAAGCTCCATTTTGCAAAACAACGATATTTTAGGTGAAATTTTTGACATTGTTAAGGCAAAGGATTTTTATCTAAAAGGACATTCGCAAATATATGATGCAATGGTAGCATGCCTAAATAGCGATGATCCTATAACTATGCCATTTTTAAAAAATAGACTTGGTGAAAAATACGACGAAGAGCTAATACTAGATATTTTAGGCACAAATTCCCTAATAGACATTCAAAAATACGCAAACGAACTAAGAGAAAAATCTATAAAACGAAGTCTTGTAAAGATCGCTCACAATATACCAAGCAAAGTAAATGAAGATAAGCCAAGCCGCGATATGGTCGATGATCTTAGCCAGGAATTTTACTCTTTGATAGAAGGTGGAAGCACTGGAGTTATAAAAGAAGGCAAAGAGATCATCATGAAAATGATGGATCATATTAATGCTCAGGCCTTGCTTGGCGAAAAAGATATAGTTGGACTTGATACTGGATTTAAAAAGTTAAATGAGATGATAAAGGGCTTTAAAAATGGTGACCTCATCATCGTCGCAGCTCGTCCAGGCATGGGAAAAACGACACTTTGTTTAAATTTTATGAGTCAGGTTTTAAAAAATAATGCTGGAGTTGTTTTCTTCTCACTCGAGATGCCAGCTGAGCAAATAATGATGAGAATGCTAGCAAGCAAGACCTCTATCCCGCTTCAAGACATAATGACTGCAAAGATGGACGATGAAGCGTTGGCTAGATTTAGCGATGCTTGCGAGGAGTTTGCGGCTAGCAAGCTTTTTGTACATGATAGCGGCTATGTAAATATCCATCAAGTAAGAACGCAAATGCGAAAACTAAAGGCTATGCATCCTGAAATTTCACTTTGCGTGATCGATTACATCGGTCTTATGATGAGTACAAATAACTACGCTGATCGTCACGTCCAAATAGCTGAAATTTCTCGTGGATTAAAGCTTTTAGCACGTGAGCTAGATATGCCAATCATCGCTCTTTCTCAGCTAAATAGAAGCCTAGAATCTCGCGCAAACAAACGCCCTATGCTAAGCGATCTAAGAGAGTCAGGCGCGATCGAGCAAGATGCTGACATTATTCTTTTTGTTTATAGAGATGAGTTTTATCTAGAACAAGAAGAAAAAGAGAAAGAAAAACGCGCAAGTGCCGAGGGTAAAGAGTACAAGAGCAATCACGTCTTTAATAAGCTTCAAGAAAAGGCCGAGATCATAGTTGGCAAAAATAGAAATGGCGAAACTGGCTCAGTTGATGTGCTCTTTCAAAAGCAACACTCAAGGTTTGAAGATATGTCTGCAATGCCAGTATCTGACGTATCATTTGAAGGATAATGAGTTTTAAGAATCCAAAAAATAGAGAAATTTTTAATATATTTTGTCTATTTTGTCTTTGTATTTTTTCTATAAATTTAGCTATTAGCTATCATAAATATCAAATTTTTATGGACAAAGGAGAACAAGAGCTAACAGCAACCGTGATTTCTAGCTATGAAAAGCTTGGAGATGACGGCAAGAAAAGGCAAATTTTAAAGCTTAAAACTGATGAGTTTACATTTTATACACTTGGAGCTAAAACAGATGACTTTAAAGCTGGAGATAATATATTTCTAAGCGTCATAAATTTAGACGTTAGTTTTAAAGACTATCTTGCTTCCTCCTTTTACATGCCTAGCTTCTCACGCGAAAAACTGCCACAAAAAGCCACGCTAAATATCAACCAAAAACTACAATCACTCATCTACGCCCAGCATGAAAATAGTAAAATTTCACAGCTCTACTCGGCTCTATTTTTAGGCACAAGTATTGACGCAGAGTTAAGAGATGACGTCTCGCACCTTGGTATAGCGCATCTTATAGCCATAAGTGGCTATCATTTAGGTTTTATAAGCGCAGTTATATTTTTTGTATTTAGGCCGCTTTTAAAATTTTTATATGCGAGGTTTTTACCTTTTAGAAACTACAACTTTGATCTAGCCATTATCGTTTTTATAGTCTTGTCATTTTACTTTTTTATAATAGGCTTTATACCAAGCTTTTTGCGAGCGTTCTTAATGAGCATTTTAGGATTTTATTGCACGTTAAAAGGCGTCAAAATTTTAAACTTCAAAACACTTTTTATAGTGGCACTTGTTAGCATATCGCTCTTTCCGCAGCTACTTTTTAGCGTAGGTTTTTACTTTTCACTCATGGGCGTCTTTTACATATTTTTATATTTTAAACACCTAAAAGATAAATTTTCGCCCTTCATTCATCTTATACTTTTAAATTTATATGTTTGCTTTGCAATGGAAATTTGCGTGCTTTATTTCTTTCCACTCATTAGCTTACAGCAGCTTAGCGTCCTTGCCATCAACTACATCTTTAGCGTTTTTTATCCATTAAGCGCCGCACTTCACATCGCTTTGTATGGCGACATTTTTGATGGATTGCTAAATAATGTTTTAAATTTTAGACTAAGCTCAACTAAAATTTTCGTGCCAGCTATTATTTTTATATTTTATAATATCGCTTCGCTTCTAGCTATAAAATTTAGATCAATATTCTACATTTTGCCACTATTTGGACTTCTGTGTTTTGCTATTGCCAGCTATAAAATTTACGCCTAAGCGATCTTCATACCATAAAATTTCATTATCTTGTTGTGAATTATCAAAGATATATACATTATAACAGCGCCTAAAATTAGCCTAGTTAAGTCTGTGTCCTTTTGCCAAAAGACTAAATTTACGATGATAGCAGCTGGAATGAGAGCGTTATTCATGATAGCAAGCACGCCGCTATCGACCTCGCAAGCACCTTTGTTCCACATAAAATACCCTAGCCCACTAGCGACCACGCCAAGCCATAAAAGCACTAAAATTTGCGTTAAAGTAAGTGAAAATTTGGCTGGATTGCCAAGAGTAAGAAGCGCAACGACAGCTACAAAAAATGCACCAAAGTGAAAGTAGCCAAAGACATTTTTTTGATCCACGTCAAATTTTTCTAAAAGTGCCTTATATGCGCTCTGCCCTGCCCCAAAGCAGATATTTGCCGCTTGCACTAGCAAAAAGCCCTTTAATACACCATCGTTTATAGCGCCGTATTTTATAATCAAAGCTCCAAAAACCGCAACGCCAACACTAAATAGATAAAGTGGCCTAAATTTAAAGCTAAATGCGTCGTATATGAGCGTCACATAAAACGGCGTAAAAATGGTAAAAAGTGCGACTTCTGGAACACTTAGATACAAAAATGAATTGTAATAAAATAGATACATAAGTCCTATTTGCACCGCTCCGATCGCCATTATGCCAAATGCTAGCTTTGGACTGATACCACGAAATTTTGTAAATGGCAAAAAGACTAAGCTCGCAAGCGCAACCCGAATAAAAACAGCCAAATAGCTATCAACCTTGCCAGCTAAAAACTCACCTATCAAACTAAAGCTAAACGCCCACAAAATGGTTACAAAGATTAGTTTATTCAATTATCACCTCATTTATTTTTCTTGCACATTCAAAAAAATACTCAAGTTTGTTTAGCTCAAGTAAATCGCCATCAAGTATGAAATTTGCCCTATCGCTAAAATTTTTCTCACTCACAAACAAAAATTCTTCATATTTTATCTCGCCATCAAGATAGCCATTTAACAAATCAACAAAATCACTATCAAGCTTATCTTGCTTCAAATCTTGCAAATTTAACTTTGCACTTAAGCCTTTGATCGTGCTTTCTAGCTCTTTTAGGCGAGTGATTATCCTATTTTCTTCATCGCTTAGATCAAGTACCGCCTTTTGCTCTTCAATGCGCTTAACTTGACTTTGCTTGCTAAGACTTAAGCTATCTGGCAGCTTCCACTCAAACTCCACTCTAGGCCTGTTCGCATCAGCGTAAGCGCCTATCATCTGTGAAGTCGTCCTCTCACCTTTTTTAAAGCTGTTATTATTCACACTTTGCGTATCTTTTAAGTAAATTTTTGGAGCAAATTTGCTCTTTTGCTTCTCGTTTTCTTGCTCTTTTATAAATTTTTCTTGCTCCATCGCCCCAAGCTTGGCGCTTAGATCATCCTTGCTAAAATCAGGCATCACTATCTTTGAGCCAGCATTAAAGCCGATCTCGCCGTTTGAGAGCAAATTTATCCTTGAGTTTAGCTCGGCTAGCTTAAGCCCAAGCTCGTCTAGCTCAGCTCTTTTTTTATTTAACGTGAAATTTATCGCATCAAACTCAGCTTTATTTATCTCGCCATACTCAAACCAAAACTCATTTTCAGCCGCAGCTTTTGCAAAGCTATCTACAAATTTTGTCTCTAAATTTATAAGCGAATTTAGCGCAACAGCGTTGAAATAGACCCTTGCGACCTGAAAAGCGGTTAAATTCATCAGCTCTTCATCTTTGTAAATTTTCTCCACACCCTTGTGGTCTAAAATTTTATCAGCAGCCTCACTCGCACCGCCATCAAAGATAAGATACTCAACCTTTGCCGTGATAGATCCCGCCTTTGTCATATATCCGCCCTTTATCTCATCAGGCACAAAGGTATATCTGCCATCAAGGGATAAATTTAGCTTTTTACTTTTATTTTTATTTATATATTCATTTTTATTAAATTCTTTCAAGCTTTCAAGCCTTGCACTTTGCGCTAGAGCGATGATCTCTAGTAAATTTCCAGCCCAAAGAGGCAAAGCAAAGAGCAAAACCGCCAAAATCTTCTTCAAATTCTCTCCCTTTCATAAAATTTTCTTATAAATTTATCAAGATTATAAACCCAAGCAAAGAGCACTGGCACGACAAGCAAGCTTAGCAAAGTCGAGCTAATGAGCCCAAAGATGATGCTTATAGCCATAGGCGAATTGGCTTCAAAGCCAGCTCCTCTGCCAAGAGCAAGTGGCAACATGGCAAATATCATCGCAAAAGTGGTCATCAAAACAGCCCTTAGACGCTTTTTTGCAGCCATTTTCACAGCTTCGTTTGCCTCTATGCCGTTATTTGCAAAGTGGTTTGCAAAATCAACGACTAAGATAGCGTTTTTACCAACCATGCCAAAGAGCAAGATGACGCCAACCATGACAAATAGGCTAAATGGATTGCCACTTATAAAAAGTCCGATCACGACGCCACAAAAGGCAAGTGGCATGGCTAGCATGATAAGAAATGGCAGCAAAAAGCTCTCATAAAGTGCAGCAAGCACCATGTAAATAAGCACAGCACTAGCGCTCACTGTAAAGATAAAAGAAGCGTTCGTATCGTCCATCAGCTCCACAAATCCAAGAAATTTATACTTGAAATTTGCTGGCAAAATTTCATCAAGCTTCTTTGAAATTTCATTTGCCACGCTATTTAGCGGCGCGTTGTTTTTGGTATTTGCTAGAAATTTTATCTCATCAGCTCTATTAAACCTCGAAATACTAGCTGGCTTTTGCTCAAAACTAATCGTCGCCACATCACCAAGTGTCACGAAAAAGCCCTCTTTGCTTCTTATCTTGGTCTTTAAGATATCATCTGTATCGCTTCTAAATTTATCATCAAGACGCATGTAAAGCTCATACTCTTTGCCATTTTCGTTTTCAAAAACAGAGACCTCGTTCTGGCTAAATGCGCTATAAACAGCACTTGCAACGCTAGCTTTATCTAAAATTAGCCTCTTTGCCTTATCTTCATCAATAGAAATTTGCACACGCTTTAGCAGATCCTCTTCAGGAGAATTTACGTCCGTTGCGTCATTTATCTCTTTTAGCATTTTGCTGATCTTTGGTACAAATTTTTCTAACTCTTTGCCATTTTCAGAAGTGATAGTAAGCTTTACTGGCTGCACATCGCCACCTTCAACCACTGGCAGATCAGCCACGATGACGCTCATATCATCACTCTTTAGTCTGTCACGAAAACTTTGCATGATAGCGTTTTGCCGCTCGTGATTAACCCTATCTTTTAGCTCCTTTAGCCTAACGTAAGCCTTTACAAGATAGGGCTGCTTGGCGTCTGTGTAGCCAAGGATGAAGTACGCATAAGCAACCTGAGGATCGGCATTTATGAGTGAAATTTTATCTTTTAGCTTATCTTTGCTAGCTTGCAGGCTAAGTGAGGGATCGAGCTTAAAGTAGATGTTAAACTCTGAGTTATCCTCGCTTGGCATGAAGTCGCCACCTACAAATTTAGCCAGAGTAAACGAGCAAACAACGACCACAAGCGTTATGGCTAAAAATATGAGCTTAAATTTAAGAGCTAAGGCTAAAATTTTCTCATAGAAATTTTCAAGCGCTTCAAAAAATGGCTCGCTCTTTAGAAAAAAGCCACTTTGTTTGGCATTTACAAACCTAGCGCTAAGCGTTGGCACAAGAAATATGCTCACAAAAAACGATATTACAATGCCAGCTGCCACGCTCATCGCAAATGAGTTAAAGTATTTGCCAACGATGCCACTCATAAAGGCGATAGGCACAAAGACGCAAAGCAGAACGAGCGAGATCGCAAAGACGCTAAATGCTATCTCTTTTATGCCTGCAAAGCTTGCTTTTAGGGCATTTGGCTCATCTTTTAGCTTGCTAGCGATATTTTCAGTGACAACTATCGCATCATCGATGAAAATTCCAATGCCAAGCGTTAATGCGATAAGGCTTAAGCGATTTATATCGTATCCTAGGGCATTTATGATGAAAAATGTCGCCACGATGCTAGTTGGTATCGCTACGACTGAGATGATGGTGATCGAGAAATTTCTTAAAAATAGATATACGATCACGATGGTTAGCAAGATACCAAGGATCATATCAAAGGCGGTTTGATCGATGTGCTTTTGTATCACTTCGCTCTTATCATAAGCTATTTTTACGTCGTATTCGCTGCCAAGCAGGCTTTTAAACTGATCTAGCTTTGACTTAGCTAGAGCGATCACGGTTAGAGCGTTTGCGTCTGGAGCTAGTTCAAGACCAAGCAAGACGCCACTTTTTTTATCCATTATCGCTGCTTCGTTTGCATCTTTATAAGAGAGATCAACGCTTGCGATATCTTTTAAAAATACCCCTTGTTTGATCGTTAAATTTCTTATCTCATCTATGCTTTTGGCGCTGAAATTTGACTTGATCGCCATTTGGATCTGCTCATTTTCTATCTTGCCAAGTGGCGCTTTTAAATTTTCAACCTTTATTAAATTTGCCACTTCGTTTGCACTAAGGGCGTTTTTATCAAGTTTAAATCTATCTAGTAAAATTTTCACCGCTGGCTCTAAAAAACCATTTGTCTTGACCTTTGAAACGCCACTAATGCGCTCCAAAAATGGCTTTGCCACGTCATCGATCTCTTGCATTAGCTTAGTTTCATTACCATCGAGCCTTGTGATAAAGAGGCTAAAGACAGATGACGAGAGACCATTTAGCTTTTCTATCTCGTAGTTTGCGCCAACTCTCGCCTTTTGCATCTTATCGCGAACGTCATTTGTAGCGCTCTCTAGGTCTTTGTTTAGCTCAAATTCGATGCTAACTACACTTAGATTATCAAAGCTTGTTGAGTAAATTTTCTTGATACCTTCAATGCTTGAAATTTCATCTTCGATCTTTTGTGTGATCTTAGTTTTTATATAGTTCATATCGCCGTTTGCGTAGGTCGTGATCTTTACTATTGGGATATTTACTTGTGGGTATAAATTTACATTCATCGTCTTTAGCGAGTAGATACCAAAGACAACGAGGCTTAAGAATATCATAAGCGTAGTTATGGGGCGGTTGATGGCTGTTTTTATCATTTATTTTCGCCGATTATCACTTTTCCTTGACCAAACATGCCAGGTTTTAGTCCAGTGTCATAAGCCTGGGCGTAAAATTTTCTAGTCTCTCGCTTAATCTCTGGATAGATGAGAGCGATTTTTACCTCTTTTTCCTCGCTTGTTGCGTCAAGCTTAAATTTAAACGTATCTCCAACTTTTACTAAATTTGCATATTTTTCATCGATCGCTATTAAAATTTTAGCCTCTTCAGAGTTTAAGACAAAGGCTGGCTGAAGCGGCGAAGCACTCTCGCCAAGCTCGACATTTTTACTAGCTATGACGCCATCAAATGGAGCTTTTAAAACGGCCTTTTTAAGGCGATCTTGCGCATTTAAAATAGCAATTTGTGCACTTTGAACCCGAAGTATCGCTTCGTCAAATTTATACTTTACCTCGTCAAATTCTTGCTTTGAAGTGACGTTCCTTACTTGAGTAAATTTGCTTAAAGTATTTTTTGCAAATTCACTAGCGTTTTTTGCCAGCTCAAGATCATTTTTTGCCTTTTTAAGAGCGATTTCTAGGCTGCTTTGATCAAGAATAGCTAGCACGTCGCCCTTTTTAACATGGCTTGATACATCTACAAAAATTTTATCCACCTTGCCACTACCCTCAAATGCAAGCTTTGAGCTTTGCTTAGCATAGACTTCAAAATCAGCAAAAATTTCTTCACTAGCAAATGAAAAAATGCCAAATATCATTAAAATTATCAGCTTTTTCAATCTCTAATCCTCTCCAAAATCGGCTCGCCATTTTCAAAAAAGAACTCCGCTTTTTTGATCTCAAGCTCATCCTTTGCACTCTCAAAAAGGCTAATGGCATCAAATTTCTGAGAGAGCGCCTCAAGTAGGTCGCTATATCCCAAAAGCCCAGAGTTATACTTCTCATAGCTAGCTTTTAATGCCAAATCGCTTGCTCTTACATATTCGTTTAGTGAAGCAATTTTTGAAGTAAGCACCACGATTTCACTTTGCAAATTTTTAAGCTTTGTCTCGTTTTCACGCCTTTTATACTCCAAATTTAGCCTTGCCTCATCAAGTGCGATCTTTTGAGCCTGACTCATCTTACTAGTGGCGAAAAAATCAAAAATTTTCCATTTAAAAGCGATACCAAATTTATTGCCGTGAGTATCTTCTTTTAAGTATTTATCCACGTATGAGCGGTAAGAACTAAATCTGCCTAGATCGATATCGTAATTATTTTTATAAAATCCATATGTGTCATAAAGCAAAATTTGAGGCAAAAAGCCAGCCTTTGCCTCGCTAAGCTTAGCTTCACTTAAAAATATATCTTGGCTTAGTCTATCAAGCTCAGCATTCTTTGAAGCTAAATTTGAGCTAATATCAGCCATCTTTGCTCCGGCTACTGGTAAAATTTTCTCACCAGTTAGCAAATTTATCTCATTTAAAATTTGCTCCATTTTGTTTTTGTATTCAAGCTGCGTGCTATTAGCTAAGTAATATTTAGCCTTTACATTCTCAAGCTCATCTTTTGCGGCAAGGCCTGCTTTGTTTGCCTTTTCAAGCTTATCTAAAACACCTTTTAAAAAATTTGCCTGAGCGTTTTTGGCTGCGATTATATTTTCAAGCGCTAGAGCATTAAAGTATAAATTTACAGCCTTAAGTGCAAGGTAGTTTTTAGCTTCATCACTTGCTATGGCGGCTTTGTTTTTTAAAAGCTGGCTCGTCTTTAGCCTAGCCTCTCTAGCCCCGCCATCATATAGTAAAAAATCAATTCTAGCCAGCACACCGGCTGACTCTTTAGCGACTACGCTTGGAAAAGTGCTTGCATTTTTGCCGTATGAGCCCTCTAAGCTAAGGCTTGGCATATATGAGCTTAATGCGGCTTCATCGTTTAAATTTGCTCTTTTTAGCTCAAGCTCTTTGATCTTTGAAATTTCATTTTGCGTTGCCTTGTTTGCGATCACGCCTAAATTTGAACCAAGCAAAAATACCGGCAAAAAAATGAATAAAAATTTTTTCATTAGTGAAAGCTTTTTACAAGATTTCCTATTAGTAAATTCCAGCCATCAACAAGCACGAATATGAGCAGTTTAAATGGTAGTGAGATCATTACAGGAGGAAGCATCATCATACCCATAGCCATCAGCACTGAGCTTACGACCATGTCGATGACAAGAAATGGTAAATAGAGCAAAAACGCTATCTCAAAAGATGTCTTTAGCTCACTTATCATGAAAGCTGACATTGCGATACTTAGCGGTATCTCTTCGATATTTGCTGGATTTTGTAAATTTCTAATCCTAAAGAAAAGCGCAAGGTCTTTTTCTCTTGTGTTTTTTACCATAAATTCTTTAAATGGCTTTAAGCTTTTATCAAGCATCTCTTCATAGCCTATCTGCTCGGCTATATAAGGCTTTATGCCATCGTTATAGCTCTTTTGCCCAACTGGCTCCATAATAAAAAATGTAAGAACCATCGCAAGTGAGATGAGTACTGTTGAAGGTGGAACTTGTTGCGTGCCCATCGCTTGGCGCAAAAATGAAAATACGATAACAAGCCTTAAAAAACTTGTCATCATAAAAATGAGCGAAGGAGCAAGTGCAAGTGCGGTGAGAATTAGTAAAACATTTAGAGAATTTACTAGTTGTTCAGCATTTGCAGGAGAATTTAGACTTAAATTTATAGTTGGCAAGGCCGGATCAGCCCCAAAAACCACACAAAATAAAACCGCTAAGCTAAGCAGTGCTTTCAAGACTAATTCCTCATATCAAGGATACTTTTCTTAGTAGCCTCTTTGTTTTTTGGTTCAAGAGAGACGAAGTGAATTTCTACTCTATTGTTTTTTGCCCTACCCTCTTCTGTATTATTAGTAGCAATAGGATCAAACGAAGCCTTTCCTGAAGCTATCAGCCTATTTTGCGGCACTCCATCGCTACTAAGCTGTTCTACTACACTTAAAGCTCTTGCAGTTGAAAGTTGCCAGTTGTTTTTATAAGCTGAGTCTTTATTTGGCTCTATGTTATCGGTATGTCCGATGATATCGACCTTTACTTCATTTGGCATTTTTGCCACAATCATACCTATACGTTTTAAAAATAACTTTGCATCTTCGCCAGAAATTTCAGCACTATCCTTATCAAAAAGCATGGCTGCCGGAAGCCTTACGATAAAGCCATCTTCGCTCTCTTCCATCGTAATCTCAGGTGCACCACTAGCAGTTAGTAGCTCATTTATTTTTTTAACTGTCGCGCTTAGCTCGCTTTGTGAGCCTTTTTGCCTGCTTGATTTTTTCGCACGAGTACTTTCTGGGTCTGTCTCTTTTTCTATCTGATTTTCGGGTCTAGCACCGCCTTCAAGTACGCTTAGAGCGCCAGCTAACGAGCCAACAGCAGCCTCCATCTTTTTAGCATCCATTGTTGCCATCGAAAGAAGTAAAACGAAAAAGCAAAGCAAAAGCGACATGAGATCGCCAAAAGTAGCAAGCCACTCAGGCATACACTTTGGGCAATCTTTAGGATCTATTAATTTACCCATTATTCAAACTGACTTTTTCTATCTTTTGGTGGCAAAAACGCCAAGAGCTTAGCTTCAAGCGTTCTTGGATTATCCCCT
This window harbors:
- a CDS encoding efflux RND transporter periplasmic adaptor subunit — encoded protein: MKKLIILMIFGIFSFASEEIFADFEVYAKQSSKLAFEGSGKVDKIFVDVSSHVKKGDVLAILDQSSLEIALKKAKNDLELAKNASEFAKNTLSKFTQVRNVTSKQEFDEVKYKFDEAILRVQSAQIAILNAQDRLKKAVLKAPFDGVIASKNVELGESASPLQPAFVLNSEEAKILIAIDEKYANLVKVGDTFKFKLDATSEEKEVKIALIYPEIKRETRKFYAQAYDTGLKPGMFGQGKVIIGENK
- a CDS encoding EamA family transporter, whose amino-acid sequence is MNKLIFVTILWAFSFSLIGEFLAGKVDSYLAVFIRVALASLVFLPFTKFRGISPKLAFGIMAIGAVQIGLMYLFYYNSFLYLSVPEVALFTIFTPFYVTLIYDAFSFKFRPLYLFSVGVAVFGALIIKYGAINDGVLKGFLLVQAANICFGAGQSAYKALLEKFDVDQKNVFGYFHFGAFFVAVVALLTLGNPAKFSLTLTQILVLLWLGVVASGLGYFMWNKGACEVDSGVLAIMNNALIPAAIIVNLVFWQKDTDLTRLILGAVIMYISLIIHNKIMKFYGMKIA
- a CDS encoding replicative DNA helicase; protein product: MAKERLNEIEFSNLYDLDMERAILSSILQNNDILGEIFDIVKAKDFYLKGHSQIYDAMVACLNSDDPITMPFLKNRLGEKYDEELILDILGTNSLIDIQKYANELREKSIKRSLVKIAHNIPSKVNEDKPSRDMVDDLSQEFYSLIEGGSTGVIKEGKEIIMKMMDHINAQALLGEKDIVGLDTGFKKLNEMIKGFKNGDLIIVAARPGMGKTTLCLNFMSQVLKNNAGVVFFSLEMPAEQIMMRMLASKTSIPLQDIMTAKMDDEALARFSDACEEFAASKLFVHDSGYVNIHQVRTQMRKLKAMHPEISLCVIDYIGLMMSTNNYADRHVQIAEISRGLKLLARELDMPIIALSQLNRSLESRANKRPMLSDLRESGAIEQDADIILFVYRDEFYLEQEEKEKEKRASAEGKEYKSNHVFNKLQEKAEIIVGKNRNGETGSVDVLFQKQHSRFEDMSAMPVSDVSFEG
- the fliP gene encoding flagellar type III secretion system pore protein FliP (The bacterial flagellar biogenesis protein FliP forms a type III secretion system (T3SS)-type pore required for flagellar assembly.); amino-acid sequence: MLSLAVLFCVVFGADPALPTINLSLNSPANAEQLVNSLNVLLILTALALAPSLIFMMTSFLRLVIVFSFLRQAMGTQQVPPSTVLISLAMVLTFFIMEPVGQKSYNDGIKPYIAEQIGYEEMLDKSLKPFKEFMVKNTREKDLALFFRIRNLQNPANIEEIPLSIAMSAFMISELKTSFEIAFLLYLPFLVIDMVVSSVLMAMGMMMLPPVMISLPFKLLIFVLVDGWNLLIGNLVKSFH
- a CDS encoding ComEC/Rec2 family competence protein, whose amino-acid sequence is MSFKNPKNREIFNIFCLFCLCIFSINLAISYHKYQIFMDKGEQELTATVISSYEKLGDDGKKRQILKLKTDEFTFYTLGAKTDDFKAGDNIFLSVINLDVSFKDYLASSFYMPSFSREKLPQKATLNINQKLQSLIYAQHENSKISQLYSALFLGTSIDAELRDDVSHLGIAHLIAISGYHLGFISAVIFFVFRPLLKFLYARFLPFRNYNFDLAIIVFIVLSFYFFIIGFIPSFLRAFLMSILGFYCTLKGVKILNFKTLFIVALVSISLFPQLLFSVGFYFSLMGVFYIFLYFKHLKDKFSPFIHLILLNLYVCFAMEICVLYFFPLISLQQLSVLAINYIFSVFYPLSAALHIALYGDIFDGLLNNVLNFRLSSTKIFVPAIIFIFYNIASLLAIKFRSIFYILPLFGLLCFAIASYKIYA
- a CDS encoding TolC family protein — translated: MKKFLFIFLPVFLLGSNLGVIANKATQNEISKIKELELKRANLNDEAALSSYMPSLSLEGSYGKNASTFPSVVAKESAGVLARIDFLLYDGGAREARLKTSQLLKNKAAIASDEAKNYLALKAVNLYFNALALENIIAAKNAQANFLKGVLDKLEKANKAGLAAKDELENVKAKYYLANSTQLEYKNKMEQILNEINLLTGEKILPVAGAKMADISSNLASKNAELDRLSQDIFLSEAKLSEAKAGFLPQILLYDTYGFYKNNYDIDLGRFSSYRSYVDKYLKEDTHGNKFGIAFKWKIFDFFATSKMSQAQKIALDEARLNLEYKRRENETKLKNLQSEIVVLTSKIASLNEYVRASDLALKASYEKYNSGLLGYSDLLEALSQKFDAISLFESAKDELEIKKAEFFFENGEPILERIRD
- a CDS encoding TolC family protein, with amino-acid sequence MKKILAVLLFALPLWAGNLLEIIALAQSARLESLKEFNKNEYINKNKSKKLNLSLDGRYTFVPDEIKGGYMTKAGSITAKVEYLIFDGGASEAADKILDHKGVEKIYKDEELMNLTAFQVARVYFNAVALNSLINLETKFVDSFAKAAAENEFWFEYGEINKAEFDAINFTLNKKRAELDELGLKLAELNSRINLLSNGEIGFNAGSKIVMPDFSKDDLSAKLGAMEQEKFIKEQENEKQKSKFAPKIYLKDTQSVNNNSFKKGERTTSQMIGAYADANRPRVEFEWKLPDSLSLSKQSQVKRIEEQKAVLDLSDEENRIITRLKELESTIKGLSAKLNLQDLKQDKLDSDFVDLLNGYLDGEIKYEEFLFVSEKNFSDRANFILDGDLLELNKLEYFFECARKINEVIIE
- a CDS encoding efflux RND transporter permease subunit, which translates into the protein MIKTAINRPITTLMIFLSLVVFGIYSLKTMNVNLYPQVNIPIVKITTYANGDMNYIKTKITQKIEDEISSIEGIKKIYSTSFDNLSVVSIEFELNKDLESATNDVRDKMQKARVGANYEIEKLNGLSSSVFSLFITRLDGNETKLMQEIDDVAKPFLERISGVSKVKTNGFLEPAVKILLDRFKLDKNALSANEVANLIKVENLKAPLGKIENEQIQMAIKSNFSAKSIDEIRNLTIKQGVFLKDIASVDLSYKDANEAAIMDKKSGVLLGLELAPDANALTVIALAKSKLDQFKSLLGSEYDVKIAYDKSEVIQKHIDQTAFDMILGILLTIVIVYLFLRNFSITIISVVAIPTSIVATFFIINALGYDINRLSLIALTLGIGIFIDDAIVVTENIASKLKDEPNALKASFAGIKEIAFSVFAISLVLLCVFVPIAFMSGIVGKYFNSFAMSVAAGIVISFFVSIFLVPTLSARFVNAKQSGFFLKSEPFFEALENFYEKILALALKFKLIFLAITLVVVVCSFTLAKFVGGDFMPSEDNSEFNIYFKLDPSLSLQASKDKLKDKISLINADPQVAYAYFILGYTDAKQPYLVKAYVRLKELKDRVNHERQNAIMQSFRDRLKSDDMSVIVADLPVVEGGDVQPVKLTITSENGKELEKFVPKISKMLKEINDATDVNSPEEDLLKRVQISIDEDKAKRLILDKASVASAVYSAFSQNEVSVFENENGKEYELYMRLDDKFRSDTDDILKTKIRSKEGFFVTLGDVATISFEQKPASISRFNRADEIKFLANTKNNAPLNSVANEISKKLDEILPANFKYKFLGFVELMDDTNASFIFTVSASAVLIYMVLAALYESFLLPFLIMLAMPLAFCGVVIGLFISGNPFSLFVMVGVILLFGMVGKNAILVVDFANHFANNGIEANEAVKMAAKKRLRAVLMTTFAMIFAMLPLALGRGAGFEANSPMAISIIFGLISSTLLSLLVVPVLFAWVYNLDKFIRKFYERERI
- a CDS encoding OmpA/MotB family protein — its product is MGKLIDPKDCPKCMPEWLATFGDLMSLLLCFFVLLLSMATMDAKKMEAAVGSLAGALSVLEGGARPENQIEKETDPESTRAKKSSRQKGSQSELSATVKKINELLTASGAPEITMEESEDGFIVRLPAAMLFDKDSAEISGEDAKLFLKRIGMIVAKMPNEVKVDIIGHTDNIEPNKDSAYKNNWQLSTARALSVVEQLSSDGVPQNRLIASGKASFDPIATNNTEEGRAKNNRVEIHFVSLEPKNKEATKKSILDMRN